A stretch of the Sphingomonas sp. CL5.1 genome encodes the following:
- a CDS encoding TonB-dependent receptor, which yields MKDRKRSHRCAQLIAMLACSVSTPVLAQETPPPAAASEVAGIDSDIVVTARRRAESLTSAPVAVSAVGSAELQRRAIVRLDNLASAVPQLIISDAGASTQGGVVLIRGIGVGESNPFADQAVSFNVDGVQVGRAAVRRMSEVDMAQVEVLKGPQALFFGKNSPAGIIVIRTADPGATFEAGVNASYEFRADEYRTDFFVSGPLADGLGARLAVYGSDMKGYFDNVATPSATLGPSNKRLPTSTEYGGRITLKYDGGANFDARLKLNYSHLDASGPESNIQTVNCPLGYDQLAPVRGDCSADDRIIIPDLGPLIGNYASEFQSVPYTRQDQVLAGLELNLALGDHLKLTSLTGYYLSYMRFVTNASVADSTVPAFIFGGSQRFRDREISQELRLASSFDEPFNFLLGAYYQDADLQFSNYVLRNALAPTVIGVKQPVFQDGTAYSFFAQAMINITPTLELSGGGRYSHEKKGYRLYDAAGNRRATASNGKSWDNFSPEVTLTYRPSHDLTIYGAYKTGFLSGGFAVSSGDLTLDRSFNQQTVHGFEGGIKVRSPDGRLRGSLIGYHYTHPGLQVTANIIDPVRGVDQRIVNAGKATNKGFELEGSFQATEQLSLHAAFAYNHGRYNRLITTCYSGQSIAMGCNLNPNAAGVFTAQDLSGQQMVRAPDVVAQGGISYTVPLGSNGDTLNLSADGNYSSSYFAAPSNKPQSRQGAYATLDLGAMYTNEGKGFSIGVLGRNLTNKYYFSRAIDSTFTGSGTGTATVTPSDTIASVSRGRQVMVRFSAKFH from the coding sequence ATGAAGGATCGGAAGCGTAGCCACAGGTGCGCCCAGTTGATCGCGATGCTGGCATGTTCGGTTTCCACGCCGGTGCTGGCCCAGGAGACCCCGCCTCCCGCCGCCGCGAGCGAAGTAGCCGGGATCGACAGCGACATCGTCGTCACCGCGCGCCGCCGCGCGGAATCGCTCACCAGCGCGCCAGTGGCGGTGTCGGCGGTCGGATCGGCCGAACTGCAACGGCGCGCGATCGTCCGGCTCGACAATCTGGCGAGCGCCGTGCCCCAGCTCATCATCTCCGACGCGGGCGCCAGCACGCAGGGCGGCGTCGTCCTGATCCGCGGGATCGGCGTCGGCGAATCGAACCCGTTCGCGGACCAGGCGGTGTCGTTCAACGTCGATGGCGTGCAGGTCGGCCGCGCGGCCGTCCGCCGCATGTCCGAGGTCGACATGGCGCAGGTCGAGGTACTGAAAGGGCCGCAAGCGCTGTTCTTCGGCAAGAACAGCCCTGCCGGCATCATCGTGATCCGCACCGCGGATCCGGGGGCGACGTTCGAGGCCGGGGTCAACGCCAGCTACGAATTCCGCGCCGACGAATATCGCACGGACTTCTTCGTCTCCGGCCCGCTTGCCGATGGCCTTGGCGCGCGTCTCGCGGTCTATGGCTCAGACATGAAGGGCTATTTCGACAATGTCGCAACGCCCAGCGCGACGCTCGGCCCAAGCAACAAGCGGCTGCCGACCAGCACCGAATATGGCGGCCGGATCACGTTGAAATATGATGGCGGCGCCAATTTCGACGCGCGCCTCAAGCTGAATTACAGCCATCTCGACGCATCCGGCCCGGAATCTAATATCCAGACGGTGAACTGCCCGCTCGGCTACGACCAGCTCGCGCCGGTGCGCGGGGATTGCTCGGCCGACGATCGCATCATCATCCCCGATCTCGGCCCGCTGATCGGCAATTACGCATCCGAATTCCAGAGCGTGCCCTATACCCGGCAGGATCAGGTGCTGGCGGGGCTGGAGCTGAATCTCGCGCTTGGCGACCATCTGAAACTCACCAGCCTCACCGGCTATTACCTGTCGTACATGCGCTTCGTCACCAATGCGAGCGTCGCCGATTCGACCGTGCCCGCGTTCATCTTCGGCGGCAGCCAGCGGTTCCGCGACCGCGAGATTTCGCAGGAGCTGCGCCTCGCCAGTTCGTTCGACGAGCCGTTCAATTTCCTCCTCGGCGCTTATTACCAGGATGCCGATCTGCAATTCTCGAACTATGTGCTGCGCAACGCGCTGGCGCCGACGGTGATCGGCGTGAAGCAGCCGGTGTTCCAGGACGGTACGGCCTATTCCTTCTTCGCGCAGGCGATGATCAATATCACCCCCACGCTGGAGCTGTCGGGCGGCGGCCGCTATTCCCATGAAAAGAAAGGCTATCGCCTGTATGATGCGGCCGGGAATCGACGGGCCACCGCATCGAACGGCAAGAGCTGGGACAATTTCTCGCCCGAGGTGACGCTCACCTATCGGCCGTCACACGACCTCACCATCTATGGCGCGTACAAGACGGGGTTCCTGTCTGGGGGCTTCGCGGTTTCCTCGGGCGATCTCACGCTCGACCGGTCGTTCAATCAGCAGACCGTCCACGGCTTCGAGGGCGGAATCAAGGTCCGCTCGCCCGACGGGCGGCTGCGCGGCAGCCTGATCGGCTATCATTACACCCACCCCGGCCTGCAAGTGACCGCCAATATCATCGATCCGGTGCGCGGCGTCGACCAGCGCATCGTCAACGCGGGCAAGGCGACCAACAAGGGCTTTGAGCTGGAGGGCAGTTTCCAGGCCACCGAGCAACTCTCGCTGCATGCCGCTTTCGCCTACAATCATGGGCGGTACAATCGCCTCATCACGACCTGCTATTCGGGCCAGTCGATCGCGATGGGGTGCAATCTCAATCCCAATGCGGCCGGCGTCTTCACCGCGCAGGACCTGAGCGGGCAGCAGATGGTGCGCGCGCCCGACGTCGTCGCGCAGGGCGGCATCAGCTACACCGTCCCGCTCGGCAGCAACGGCGACACGCTCAATCTCTCGGCCGACGGGAATTATTCGAGCAGCTATTTCGCCGCCCCTTCGAACAAGCCCCAGAGCCGCCAGGGCGCCTATGCGACGCTCGACCTCGGCGCGATGTATACCAATGAGGGCAAGGGTTTCTCGATTGGCGTGCTTGGACGCAACCTGACGAACAAATATTATTTCTCGCGCGCGATCGATTCCACCTTCACCGGCAGCGGCACCGGCACGGCCACGGTGACGCCGTCCGACACAATCGCTTCGGTCAGCCGCGGACGGCAAGTGATGGTGCGCTTCTCGGCGAAGTTCCACTGA
- a CDS encoding aromatic ring-hydroxylating dioxygenase subunit alpha: MTNITQEVFDRMVAHIDRGTTDMAETELRVPAFNFSSDAHLADERAVFRRQFLVAATASELPEPGSFVTRDLLGTAVLIVRQKDGAVRCFRNMCRHRGGKVEMAESGRKSAFVCAYHGWSYDRSGDLRGIPFKESFDPIDPACNGLFRVHCEERHGLVWVDLSDDAGRDVATFLGAQADEQLATFALDRTTVFLERKYDLEVNWKLVMDGAYDVLHPQFLHPNGVGKLVHTNVGIWKDYGLHGQMFTARKRLADAVRNGATPEAAWRYFATVFVLFPNTLVIAAPDHYEFWTVWPGETAGRCTVHIRFLIDPAKLTGDMPDRLNRSLAILEDAAMNEDWPMEQTIQANAASSPDATYLYGRSEISCQHLHLRLASAIAAAG, encoded by the coding sequence ATGACCAATATCACCCAGGAAGTCTTCGACCGCATGGTCGCCCATATCGATCGCGGGACGACCGACATGGCCGAGACGGAGCTGCGCGTCCCCGCCTTCAATTTCTCCAGCGACGCGCATCTCGCCGACGAGCGCGCGGTGTTCCGCCGCCAGTTCCTCGTTGCCGCCACCGCTTCCGAACTGCCCGAGCCGGGCTCGTTCGTCACGCGCGACCTGCTCGGCACTGCCGTGCTCATCGTCCGCCAGAAGGACGGCGCGGTGCGCTGCTTCCGCAACATGTGCCGTCATCGCGGCGGCAAGGTGGAGATGGCGGAATCGGGACGCAAATCCGCGTTCGTCTGCGCCTATCACGGATGGTCCTACGACCGCTCCGGCGATCTGCGCGGCATTCCGTTCAAGGAGAGCTTCGATCCGATCGACCCGGCGTGCAACGGCCTGTTCCGCGTCCATTGCGAGGAGCGCCACGGCCTCGTCTGGGTCGACCTGTCGGACGATGCCGGGCGGGACGTGGCGACCTTCCTCGGCGCACAGGCCGACGAGCAGCTCGCCACCTTCGCGCTCGACCGGACGACCGTCTTCCTCGAACGCAAATACGATCTGGAGGTGAACTGGAAGCTGGTGATGGACGGCGCCTATGACGTGCTTCATCCGCAATTCCTCCACCCCAACGGCGTCGGCAAGCTCGTCCACACCAATGTCGGCATCTGGAAGGACTATGGTCTCCACGGCCAGATGTTCACCGCGCGCAAGCGGCTGGCGGATGCGGTCCGGAACGGCGCGACCCCGGAGGCGGCGTGGCGCTATTTCGCCACCGTCTTCGTGCTGTTCCCCAACACGCTCGTCATCGCGGCGCCCGACCATTACGAATTCTGGACGGTCTGGCCGGGCGAGACAGCGGGCAGATGCACGGTTCACATCCGCTTCCTGATCGATCCGGCGAAGCTGACCGGCGACATGCCCGATCGCCTGAACCGCAGCCTCGCCATCCTAGAGGATGCGGCGATGAACGAGGACTGGCCGATGGAGCAGACCATCCAGGCCAATGCGGCGTCCAGCCCCGATGCAACCTATCTCTACGGCCGCAGCGAAATCTCGTGCCAGCACCTCCACCTGCGTCTGGCGAGCGCGATCGCGGCGGCCGGCTAA
- a CDS encoding TetR/AcrR family transcriptional regulator, whose protein sequence is MARTDRRKAPARDALIEAAEQIFSEQGIEGASLRAIALAAGSANSFAVQYHFGDREGLIQAIFDRRLAQVEARRRELLDGGEPSAGIRAQLDLICRPLMEQRAASGRHSYAGFLLVLRRSAGGFARRLAVGPKAPLAAAAVANVRAALPPIDDATFEFRVGQFSTLILDALDRLDAGDSPIADPEALLAEIVVLGEAIFSAPSI, encoded by the coding sequence ATGGCACGGACCGACCGCCGCAAGGCACCTGCAAGGGACGCCTTGATCGAGGCAGCCGAACAGATCTTCAGCGAACAGGGGATCGAGGGGGCGTCGCTGCGGGCGATCGCGCTGGCGGCGGGATCGGCCAACAGCTTCGCGGTGCAATATCATTTCGGCGACCGCGAGGGGCTGATCCAGGCGATCTTCGACCGGCGGCTGGCGCAGGTCGAGGCGCGGCGACGCGAATTGCTCGACGGCGGCGAGCCATCCGCCGGCATTCGCGCCCAGCTCGATCTGATCTGCCGCCCGCTGATGGAGCAGCGCGCCGCGAGCGGGCGGCACAGCTATGCCGGCTTCCTCCTCGTCCTGCGCCGCTCCGCCGGCGGGTTCGCCCGCCGCCTCGCGGTCGGGCCAAAGGCGCCACTCGCCGCCGCCGCCGTGGCCAACGTCCGCGCTGCGCTTCCGCCGATCGACGATGCGACCTTCGAATTCCGCGTCGGCCAATTCTCCACCCTGATCCTCGACGCGCTCGATCGGCTCGACGCCGGCGACAGCCCGATCGCTGACCCGGAAGCGCTCCTCGCCGAGATCGTCGTTCTCGGCGAGGCGATCTTCTCGGCCCCGTCCATATAA
- a CDS encoding TauD/TfdA family dioxygenase, whose amino-acid sequence MQVERITPHIGARISGRNLAEVTPADREELRALLEEHLVLFFTGQSLTAQQFLAFGEAIGELEITPLIPSLGGDLAPIHVLEASPKYGKGEFADMWHTDVPFRERPPYATILRPEYLPSLGGDTLWASMYAAYEGLSDSLRRFADGLEVLQSVTTAAGTLEHVHPAVRVNPRTGRRGLYINSLFSKRIIGMSKLESDDVIRLFSTSATMPDYQVRHRWSPDVVAMWDNNFTQHYAVVDYREPRRMQRMTVVGEPVLGITSAPPALTRAA is encoded by the coding sequence ATGCAGGTCGAACGGATCACCCCGCATATCGGTGCGCGCATCAGCGGACGGAATCTGGCGGAGGTCACGCCCGCCGATCGCGAGGAGCTGCGCGCGCTGCTGGAGGAGCATCTTGTCCTGTTCTTCACCGGCCAGTCGCTGACCGCGCAGCAATTCCTCGCGTTCGGCGAGGCGATCGGGGAGCTGGAGATCACACCCCTCATCCCGAGCCTGGGCGGCGATCTGGCGCCGATCCATGTCCTCGAGGCGAGCCCGAAATACGGCAAGGGTGAGTTCGCCGACATGTGGCATACGGACGTGCCGTTCCGCGAACGGCCGCCCTATGCGACGATCCTGCGTCCGGAATATCTGCCGTCGCTCGGCGGGGATACGTTATGGGCGAGCATGTATGCGGCCTATGAAGGACTGTCGGATTCGCTCCGCCGCTTCGCCGACGGGCTGGAGGTGCTGCAGAGCGTGACGACCGCGGCGGGAACGCTGGAGCACGTCCATCCCGCCGTGCGGGTCAATCCGCGCACCGGCCGGCGCGGCCTCTATATCAACAGCCTGTTCTCGAAGCGCATCATCGGGATGAGCAAGCTGGAGAGCGACGACGTGATCCGCCTGTTCTCGACCAGCGCGACGATGCCCGACTATCAGGTCCGCCACCGCTGGAGCCCCGATGTGGTCGCGATGTGGGACAATAATTTCACGCAGCATTATGCGGTGGTCGACTATCGCGAGCCGCGCCGGATGCAGCGGATGACGGTCGTCGGCGAACCCGTCCTCGGCATCACAAGCGCCCCACCCGCGCTGACCCGCGCCGCCTGA
- a CDS encoding class I adenylate-forming enzyme family protein, whose translation MHFNRYIAHWSSRYPDKVALVCEDRPITWREIDERSARIAAFLIARGVEPGDRVGCLLENSIDWCLAFIGAFRAGAIFVPFNRLFGRYELDQIARDAECAIVVSCAEDVAKLDVTHDADDPRAIHFYDLRDRDAPPVPLADVLAREWAFADHRRSDDDPIAICYTSGTTGIPKGILLTHRSVDTMVQGLTMTFQWSIGNERFVILAPLAFTGTVICVLCPLLATGGTGFIEKTLDASRALELIVRERITYFPGVPALFERIAAAPGFAEADISSIRTGNAGGAPVPRSLLEKFHRKGVTIRQQYGTSESSGAITNPELALALRCPESAGHPLPTFDIEIRDAGARAVPPDTPGEIWIRGPQMMQGYWRKPEANAEAFDADGWYRTGDLGRYDPELGLFVLDRKKNMLISGGVNVYPAEVERAMARIDGVEEVVVFGMPHPAWGDEVVALVHGPTLTDGAALVPRLRELIGPYKTPRRIIVSREPLPRTASSKVVRHGLQELFARLAGESSIVA comes from the coding sequence ATGCACTTCAATCGCTACATCGCGCATTGGTCGTCGCGCTATCCCGACAAGGTGGCGCTGGTCTGCGAGGACCGGCCAATCACCTGGCGCGAGATCGACGAGCGGTCGGCGCGGATCGCCGCGTTCCTGATCGCGCGCGGGGTGGAGCCGGGCGATCGCGTCGGCTGCCTGCTGGAGAATTCGATCGACTGGTGCCTCGCCTTCATCGGGGCGTTCCGCGCGGGCGCGATCTTCGTGCCGTTCAACCGCCTGTTCGGCCGCTACGAGCTGGACCAGATCGCGCGCGACGCGGAATGCGCGATCGTCGTCTCCTGCGCGGAGGACGTGGCCAAGCTGGACGTGACGCATGATGCGGACGATCCGCGCGCGATCCACTTCTACGACCTGCGGGATCGCGATGCCCCTCCGGTGCCGCTGGCCGACGTGCTGGCGCGGGAATGGGCCTTCGCCGACCACAGGCGCAGCGACGACGATCCGATCGCGATCTGCTACACCTCCGGCACCACCGGCATCCCCAAGGGCATCCTGCTGACGCATCGTTCGGTCGATACGATGGTGCAGGGCCTGACGATGACCTTCCAATGGTCGATCGGCAACGAGCGCTTCGTGATCCTGGCGCCGCTGGCCTTCACGGGCACGGTGATCTGCGTGCTGTGCCCGCTGCTCGCGACCGGCGGCACCGGCTTCATCGAGAAGACCCTGGACGCCAGCCGGGCGTTGGAGCTGATCGTGCGCGAGCGGATCACCTATTTCCCCGGCGTGCCCGCCCTGTTCGAGCGGATCGCGGCCGCGCCGGGCTTCGCGGAGGCGGACATCAGTTCGATCCGCACCGGCAACGCGGGCGGCGCGCCGGTGCCGCGCTCGCTGCTGGAGAAGTTCCACCGCAAGGGCGTGACGATCCGCCAGCAATACGGGACGAGCGAATCCTCCGGCGCGATCACCAATCCGGAACTGGCGCTCGCGCTGCGCTGTCCGGAATCGGCGGGTCATCCGCTCCCCACCTTCGATATCGAGATTCGTGATGCGGGCGCGCGCGCGGTGCCGCCCGATACGCCGGGCGAGATATGGATACGCGGGCCGCAGATGATGCAGGGCTATTGGCGCAAGCCGGAGGCCAATGCCGAGGCGTTCGACGCGGATGGATGGTATCGCACCGGCGACCTGGGACGGTACGATCCCGAGCTGGGGCTGTTCGTGCTCGACCGGAAGAAGAACATGCTGATCTCCGGCGGGGTCAACGTCTATCCGGCCGAGGTGGAGCGCGCGATGGCGCGGATCGATGGCGTCGAGGAAGTGGTGGTGTTCGGCATGCCGCATCCTGCATGGGGCGATGAAGTAGTGGCGCTGGTCCACGGCCCGACGCTGACGGATGGCGCGGCGCTGGTGCCGCGGTTGCGCGAGCTGATCGGCCCGTACAAGACGCCGCGACGCATCATCGTCAGCCGCGAGCCGCTGCCGCGCACCGCTTCGTCGAAAGTGGTGCGGCACGGATTGCAGGAATTGTTCGCGCGGCTGGCCGGGGAAAGCAGCATAGTCGCATGA
- a CDS encoding aromatic ring-hydroxylating dioxygenase subunit alpha has translation MATDVALDTEALDRLVDLIRVGGTDLAEATLIIPTEHFTSPERLTREIALLRSRPLVVGHLSDVPEPSSFFTRTVLGIPLLVVRQKDGSVAAFRNMCRHRGGRVEQAESGRKGLFMCQYHGWSYAAEGGALKAVPYEETAGGIDRGCNGLIRFPCAVRHGLVFVTLTEDAPIDLPGFIGAGIDTQIAPWNLDSATVLMEHWIPLEVNWKLVMDGSIDSLHAQFLHPKPGGVGSRTVNHSAVFREFGAHGKMFMARAKLKRMLDAGEEIDATSRYVGTVMSLYPNNVLVEAPDHIELWSVWPDIADPGRCTVRIRFMVRPEIMSPEMAERITKSWDILRQAGMEEDFPMEAWIQENAAAWPGGTFRYGSNEKSAQHLHRQLHRDIDGGIVGEGTISFVAQDLHQSIKQA, from the coding sequence ATGGCGACCGACGTTGCGCTGGATACCGAGGCGCTCGACCGGCTGGTCGATCTGATCCGCGTCGGCGGCACCGATCTGGCCGAGGCGACGCTCATCATCCCGACGGAGCATTTCACCTCGCCCGAGCGGCTGACGCGGGAGATCGCGCTGCTGCGCTCGCGCCCGCTGGTGGTCGGCCACCTGAGCGACGTGCCGGAGCCCAGCTCCTTCTTCACCCGCACCGTGCTCGGCATCCCGCTGCTGGTGGTGCGGCAGAAGGACGGCTCGGTCGCCGCCTTCCGCAACATGTGCCGCCATCGCGGCGGCCGGGTGGAGCAGGCGGAAAGCGGCCGCAAAGGGCTGTTCATGTGCCAATACCACGGCTGGTCCTATGCGGCGGAGGGCGGGGCGCTGAAGGCGGTGCCCTATGAGGAGACCGCCGGCGGCATCGACCGGGGCTGCAACGGCCTGATCCGCTTTCCCTGCGCGGTGCGCCACGGCCTCGTCTTCGTGACGCTGACGGAGGATGCGCCGATCGACCTGCCCGGCTTTATCGGCGCTGGCATCGACACGCAGATCGCACCGTGGAACCTCGACAGCGCGACCGTCCTCATGGAGCATTGGATTCCGCTGGAGGTGAACTGGAAGCTGGTGATGGACGGCTCGATCGACAGCCTCCACGCGCAATTCCTCCATCCCAAGCCCGGCGGGGTCGGCTCGCGCACCGTCAACCATTCGGCGGTGTTCAGGGAATTCGGCGCGCACGGGAAGATGTTCATGGCGCGCGCCAAGCTGAAGCGGATGCTCGACGCGGGCGAGGAGATCGACGCGACCTCCCGCTATGTCGGCACGGTGATGTCGCTCTATCCCAACAACGTGCTGGTCGAGGCGCCGGACCATATCGAATTGTGGAGCGTGTGGCCCGATATCGCCGATCCGGGGCGCTGCACCGTCCGCATCCGCTTCATGGTCCGCCCCGAGATCATGTCGCCGGAAATGGCGGAGCGCATCACGAAAAGCTGGGATATCCTGCGCCAGGCCGGAATGGAGGAGGATTTCCCGATGGAGGCGTGGATCCAGGAGAATGCCGCCGCCTGGCCCGGCGGCACCTTCCGCTACGGCTCCAACGAGAAATCCGCCCAGCATCTCCACCGCCAGTTGCACCGCGACATCGACGGCGGCATTGTGGGCGAAGGCACGATCAGCTTTGTCGCGCAAGACTTGCATCAATCGATTAAACAAGCATAG
- a CDS encoding GFA family protein yields MSETDDAAIEGGCNCGAVRYRIEGAPLAVAACHCTSCRRQSGAAYSVNIVAKARHVAIEGPLGAYEDNDTASGKPVIREFCARCGSPIRSVITAQPAIVAIKAGTADNAGDFAPGLHVWTASKLPWVEIPAGLPSFPRDPA; encoded by the coding sequence ATGAGCGAAACCGATGACGCCGCAATCGAGGGCGGATGCAATTGCGGCGCGGTGCGTTACCGCATCGAGGGCGCGCCGCTCGCCGTCGCCGCTTGTCACTGCACGTCCTGCCGCCGCCAGTCCGGCGCGGCTTATTCGGTCAATATCGTCGCCAAGGCGCGCCATGTCGCGATCGAGGGGCCGCTCGGTGCCTATGAGGACAATGACACCGCCAGCGGAAAGCCGGTGATCCGGGAATTCTGCGCGCGCTGCGGCTCGCCGATCCGCTCGGTCATCACCGCCCAGCCGGCGATCGTCGCGATCAAGGCGGGCACCGCCGACAATGCGGGCGATTTCGCGCCCGGCCTGCATGTGTGGACCGCCTCCAAATTGCCATGGGTGGAAATTCCCGCCGGCCTGCCGTCCTTCCCGCGCGATCCGGCCTGA